The following DNA comes from Vicugna pacos chromosome 13, VicPac4, whole genome shotgun sequence.
TTGAATGAAATACAGTGTCAGGCTCTGTTCTAGGTGCTCAGGATAAATCAATAATTGAAACAGACAGAATTCCCTTCCTGTGTAGAACAGACATTCTAGGGGTGAGGAGATAAACAATTGAATGCAATAAATAAGAGTATTATTTAATGTGTTACAAGATGGTAACagcttagaaaaaaattaaaagtaaagcaAAGTCAAGCCCATTTGGGAGGTGGACCAGGGACTGGTTGCTGTATtaatgtattagttatctattgctgggtaacaaattaccccaaaatttaGCAGCTTGAAACAACAACCATgtattatctcagtttctgtgggCCAGGAATCCACGATTGGCTTTGCTAGGTTATTCTGGCTCAAGGTCTCTCACAAGGTTGCAAACAAGATGTCAGCTGGACGTCTTGTCAGTGGACCTCCAAAAGCTGACTGGGGCTGGTGGACCTACTTCTGAGATAGCTCACACATGTGGCTGTTGGCTAAAGGCCTTAATTCCTCGCTGACTCTTGGCCAGAAGCCTCAGTTCCGTGCCACGTGGCGCTCTCCACTAGGACTGTTTAAGTGTCTTCTTGCAAGTCAACTAGCAGAACAAATGATTCAGAAGCAAGAACAAGGAGAAACCCATAGTCTCTTTTATGACCTAGTCTTAGAAATGACACTGTCATTTTGCTATATATTCTGTTTGTTAGAAAAGAATCATCATATCCAACCTACATTCaaggaaaggagaatttaagGAAATCTGTCAAATAATTTGTAGACTTGTTTGGAAACCACTACCATTAAATGGAGTAATCAAGACAAGAGAAAGATAATATTTGAGCAAAGACTCAAAGGAGGTGAGGGCGTTAGCCAAGCAGATGCGGGGAGAAGGAGCAGATTATTCCGGGCAGAAGAAAGAGCTAGAAGCTGTCAGGGCAGGAGCTTACCTGGCATGCTggtaaagaaggaaaggagagtgaCACTGGGAGGGAACAGCAGTGCTGCCATGCTCCTTTCCTCcatcactggctgtgtgaccttgggcaagtctcttgTCCCTTTGTGAGATGGGAATGAGAGTAGAAACTACTCACGGGTTTATtaggaagattaaataaaataatatgtgtaAAGGATCCAGCCTGTGTCTGGTACATAGTAAACATTTGCTAATACTGTTCTTGTTATGAGCTGGTGCAGCAGCCTCATTCTTGTCATCTGAACATCAGGTACACTGGTGTAAATCATCAGCTGGGGACTCTTGGAGGATGTGGCCCTTAAGGGATCTGATAGAAATATCTCCCCTGATCTGTAACCTAGAGGACAATCTGCAAAGGAGATCAACTTTGCCTGCTGGTCAGTGACTGGACATCAAGTCTCAGAGCAGCCTCCAGGTTTGAGTGCCAAGTCTGCTAAGCtgctggggcggggctggggataCTGCTCAGCCAGGGACTGGGGAACCAGCTCAGAGGTTCTAGAGTGAGAACTTCCCCAGATAGCACTCCTGGGCTCTCCAGTCTCAGGCAATCCCTGGACATGTGTTTGCTGAGCTCTATCTGAGCCTTGCTTTATCTTGCGTACTAGAAATGGGGCTCTCAGCAAGAGTAAAACCCAGGAGGTCTAGCCAACCAAAACCTGGGGTCTTTGGGCGAGGTAGAAGCCACTTGGAGTGGATCTTTCTATAAGTCCTCAAGAAGAGGAACTGGccacagggaaggagagagaagagctgTATCCTCACTTGATGGCATTAAATAGTTCCTAGGACCCATCAGTTCCTTCCACTGGTGACCACTGACCAGTGCTCTCCTGGGTCAAGGATTACACATTATTGTCAATTCATCCCAGGTGGACTCAAGGGCTTCTCTTCCCTGCTCCGCACCATGAAGACATGGCTCAGAGTGAAAGCAGCTTGGATCAGTGGGGACGGCTCTGCTCCAAGTACTACAAACATCCCTTCCAACTCTGGCTCCACCACACACACCTCAGCCAACTTCCTGAGTGATtttttgggcctcagtttccttctttgtcaAAAAAGAGAATAACTTCCACTCTGcctaatttatttattccacaAAGTTCCTCCTATCTGTGCCATGCACTGTTCTGGTGCCTGAGAAATACTGGGCAGAACAAGAGATGCGAAGCCTCTGCTCTCCGGGAGCTGACCTGCTGGTGGGAAGACATTCATTGAAATATTGCCAAGTGGTGGTAGGTGCTAGGAAGAAAAGCAGAACAGGGTAAGGAAATAGAGAGGGATGGAGGGTGATCAGAGAAGTTCTCTTTGAGGGGGTGACTTTTAGAAGGAGATCAGAACCAAGCGAAGGAGTCAATCATGTGCATGTCTgaggaaagaacattccaggcagagggaacagcaggagtCCTGAGAAGCCAGTGTGCCTGGGCAGTCCCCTTCAGAGCAAGGAAGCAGTTTATGGCAATGCTAGGAACAAACGAGGTTCAACCAGGGCAGTGCTTTCACAGTGTAAGTTAGATCACGTCACTCCTCTGCCAAAGTCCCTACAGGGCCAAACAGGGCCTTTACAAGGCCTCACATGATCTTCTTCTGTTTCTCCCTGtgacctccctccaccccaagtTCTCTCTGCTTTAGCCACACTCCCCTCACAGAACTCGCACCTGCCTCAAGACTTTACCATAAACCAGGGGCtcagaatcacctgcagggcTGATTAAAATGCAGGTGGCTGGGCCCTGgcccagtttctttttcctttttctttttctttttttgttgaagtatagtcagtttacaatgttgtgtcaatttctgatgtacagcataatagttcagtcatacatatacatacatatattcattttcatattatttttcattataggttactataagatgttgaatatggttccctgttctatacagtataaacttgttattcatctattttatatatagtagttagtatctgcaaatctcgaactcccaatttattccttcccacccttcctcccctggtaaccatagtttgttttctatgtatgtgagtctgtttcccttttgtaaataagtttgtcttttttttttttcagactccacatataagtgatatcacatggtatttttctttctctttctgacttacttcatttagaatgacattctccaggtccatccatgttgctgcaaatggcattattttattctttttatggctgagtagtattccattgtataaatataccacatcttctttatccagtcatctgacgatggacatttaggttgtttccatgtcttggctattgtaaatagtgctgctatgaacattggggtgcatgtatcttcttgaattaaaGTCCCCTCTGGATACCTGCCCAGgagtggtaagtctatttttagtcttttgaagaaatttcatactgttttccacaaaaccagcccagtttctgattcagagtttgcaactgaaaagaaactttgtgttcccttcaagcaaggtgaaggatggctttcacacacagttttctctcagaactgagcatgtggagagacattcgttcatctagcacaaagggaactggttgctggagaaacacttactctggtttctcaatctgtttctgaTTCAGAAACTGATtcaggtctggagtggggccccAAAATGTGAATTTCCAATAAGGTCCCTGGTGATGCTGATGCCTTGGTCCCTGGCACTGTAGTTTGAACAGCACGCTCCAGTTGTCTCCTCTGCTGGGACCACTTTTGCATCAGACACCATGTGGTCACTGCCCTCTCCTCTTTCAAAGCTTTGCTCAGACTTTATGGTCTCAGTGATGCCTACCCTGTCAATTCTGTGCAATACTGCAAGCTGCCCTCCTGCACCTCCAGTCTCCTCctaactttgtttttccttttttcccataGTACCTACCACTTTCTAACATGTGGATAATTATTTTACATAGTTTTTTAACTGTATGTCCCCAAGTACCTAAAAGTGGTTCTAACCCTGACCCCATGAGCCCCTGAGGACCTTATGGATCCCTCAGAGATCTGCTAACCCACCTAATTTATATGCAATAGTTTGTAACCATGATGTTTGTGGTGCtaacctaaaacaataaaacagccagttattttaccagcaaaacaGGTGAATTCAGGAGCAACAAAGAATTGCAGTTTGGGACTTACAGCTATGGTGAACCACGTGCAAGTCCTGGTaaagcaaaagagagaaaactcttTTATAGAGGAGAATGGGAGGTTGGGAggggctgttacaaataaaaaGTTCCTCGGAGGAAACTGAGAATTTGAAGTATAGTGACTTTCCATTGGCTGACTTGTGACagtctctcattggctgagctgttgccaggggagaaaaatctttcttcctctgctgGAAGGTAGTGTCACTTCCTGCTGGAGAATGCAAGGTAGATCTCTTCCTACTGCGATCTGTACTGATGCCAAGTGATGCCGAGAAGTACCTTCATGAGATCTCCCGTCTCCTGGCCTCACAACTCCACGTTAGTGAGTTTACTCTTTATTAATTTTCACAGTCAGTAGCTTTCACTAGATTCTCAAAGTCTTACTTCAGCCCCAAAGCTTAAAAATATTACTAATCGATCAATACCTGGTATaaaataggtgctcagtaaatatttgttgactaaattaaagacatttttaaacattactcacacacacatacacttttttttaaaaagaaaactgttcAGTGGCACGTGGCTCCCAGATGTTGGCGTCCTTAGACAACTCTGTCGGAATGACATGGCTGCTTTCTAAACATACAAATTTATGGTTCAAAATACCCTCAGAGAATCTGACTCAGGGGGTTTGGGTGGCACCAGAGATTTGGTATTTTTCAAAGCCTCCCCTTTCccgtctcccccacccctccaggtGAGTCTGAGGTGTAGACAGGTTTAAAAATTTCTGTGTGAAGCCTCTAttggagactcaggagaatcaatTCGGTGTGCAGCTTTTACACTTGGCAAAAAATGTGACCACATCCACAGTCACTTGTGACCTTCTCACAAGCTCTCTGGTGATGGGACAGGGACTGCAATCTTTCTTTCACTGAGTAGAAAGCTGAGGCCCTGGGGAACAAAGTAACACCCCCTCCCAATACCCAACAGTCATATTGCCTGCGAGTGGTAGAGATATGATTAGAACTCGGGCCTCTGGCCTCTCACGCTAGGTTTCTCCCTTCTGCACAAACTGGATAAACCCAAGTTCCAGGAAATCCCAAGGACActactgggggaggggagggcagagtggCAAACACATGGAGGGCAAGGTTCAGGAAGGTTGTCTCTTGGCCACCTGGCCTCCTGTCTCCAGCTGCTCTAAGGACACAGAATTTCACATGCTGACTCTGGTGCTGTATGACCCCACAGCAGTCACTTTCCTTTTGTGCACCTCagtcttatctgcaaaatggggctgATAATCCTTGCCCTGTACCCCAATAAGATGTTTGTAGAGTGTATAGCTCTCTAAACATCCAAGTTACAACAATTGTTATCAAGGGAAAATGCAACATGCCCCACTCTGAAAGTCTCTAGGGACAGAATTAAATCCAGCCTTTCATTCATTCGAGGTacatttttgagcacctactatgcaccaAGCACTGTGTACACATcacctcatttaaccctcacaaaaaCCTGCTGGGGTTGGTGCTGCTGTTGTCctcgttttatagatgaagaaactgaagatcaGCGGAATGAGTTGCAATTCATTTGATCATGTGTTCATTCACCCAACTTTTATTGAAAGtctgctctgggccaggctctgggccaAGTGCTGAGGACACGAAGATGAACAAGTCCTTCAGGAGACATGCCCATAAATTACTTTAATAACAACTCTGTACATGCTTCCACAGACAAACGAGTGAGAGCCGGGGGAGGAGCAACTGGCTCTCCTGGGATTATGATGACAGGCAGCAGACCTTCTGCGGGACCCTGACCACTAAGGTGCCCATACCCTGTGTAGAGGTGGCAATCAGAAGGCCTGGGTTCGAATCTAGCTTCTGTCAAAGCTTTGCTGTGTGTTCCCAGGAAATCCCTTCTGCCTGGGAGACTTGCCAGCTTTCTTAACTTGGAAATTAAAAGGTTGTTAAAAAGAAGTTGGGCTGGTTATCCTACAGTTCTGGGGGCCTAAACCTCTGGCCCTCCCACCCTATCTTCTGGTCAGTTTAAGCCTGGCCCCAACCAGCCCACGTCTGGGGCAGTCAGATTGAGCCTAGGGCAGCCAGACCAGGCCGTTTGAAAAGTGCCAAACACCGCGTTTCCGGACAGCTCTCAAAAGCCCGCCGCGCCGCCTGGGGTCCAAAGGGCGGAGCTCAGACAAGAGGGGTGGGACTGAGGCCTCCTGGAGGCGCGGTGCGACCCGCCCAGGAGCTTCTCATCCAGCCAATGAACGTCCGGGGCCGGGGTAGCCCCGCCTCTGGGTATAAGAAGGAGCGAAGTCCGGGGGCGCGGCGCGAAGGTCTAGCATTCCGACCAGGCGGGTAGATGTGCAGGATTATTGACGCCCTGAGCTCGGGCGTGCGGGAGCTCTGAGTTCGGTGTGTCTTGGGCTGCGCAGGAGCACGGATCAGGTTCGGTTTTCCTTTGGCCCACTGGGCTGCGGAGAGGGCTCGGGGCCGGAATCCCCCGCCGCAGAGAAACAACTGGCCGGGAGCAGGGGACGCCTGTGCTGACCATCGgtccgccgccgccaccgccgccgccggcAGCCGGCCCGCCGTCATGGCCGACCACCTGATGCTTGCTGAAGGCTATCGCCTGGTGCCGAGGCCGCCTCCCGCCGCGCCCGCCCATGGCCCTCACGCGCTCCGGACGCTGCAGCCGTACTCGGGCCTCGGCCTGGACAGCGGTTTGCGGCCGCGGGGGGCTCCGCTGGGCCCGCCACAGCCCCCAGCGGGGGCCCTGGCTTACGGGGCCTTCGGGCCGCCGCCCGCCTTCCAGCCCTTCCCAGCGGTGCCGCCGCCGGCCGCCGGCAGCGCGCACCTGCAGCCCGTGGCGACGCTGTACCCGAGCCGCGCGATCGGAGCCCCCGGCGCCCCGGGAGGAGTCCCCGTCCCGCAGCCGGCGCCTGGCGCCCGGGCCCCAACACCGCCACCGCCTGCGCACGCCCTGGGCGGCATGGACGCCGAACTCATCGACGAGGAGGCTCTGACGTCTCTGGAGCTGGAGCTCGGGTTGCACCGCGTGCGCGAGCTGCCCGAGCTCTTCCTGGGCCAGAGCGAGTTCGACTGCTTCTCGGACTTGGGGTCGGCGCCGCCCGCCGGCTCTGTGAGCTGCTGAGCGCCGCCGGGGGCCTGCCTGGCGTGCCCGAGAAAAGGGGGCCAGCCTGCCCGCAGGACTCCGCACCCAGCGTCTGGACCTCGCACGCACCCTCCGTGAGGGTGGAGGCAGCAGGTTAGTGCACGGAGCCGACGCCGGGCCAGGACGCCTGCCCTCACTCCAGGCCCTGCCTCCTGCAGGATGACAGTTTGCGTTCATCTCTCTGACCCGGAGCCTCAGCGGTAAAGTGAAGGGGCTTGGACCCTCCTTTCGGACTCCCCGAATCCGTTCTTGGATTGTGTATCTTCTCCTCTTGGactttcccccaccccaacccccagtcTGAGCCATTCCAGGCCTCTGCCTGTTTCCCCCTCTCCTTGTGCAACCCACTGTGGTCACTGGGTCCTTGGAGCCGCCCACCCGCGGGGCCCATATCCTTGCTGCCTGGGCCCCCACCCTTGCTGCCTGGGCCCTGAGGTCTCTGGGTCTCccgccctggggaggggcagacgGTACAGCCCTCACCCCTGCGGAGTGGAGCAATGCCCAATCTGGCCTCCAAAACCGAAATAAAACTGGGTCACTTTCCCGTCTGGCGTTTTCATTTCCTTATCACCCCAACCCTTGACTATATTTGGCTTCTAGAGTCCTGAGGCTGTTGGGGGCCCTGGGTAGGATGGAGGCCACAGCCCCTGGCAAGGGACCAGGAGAGGAAACTGAcagtttctttcaaaaatatctgTGAGTTGTGCAATTGTTATGTCATAATCTGGAAGGCAGAGGCTGACACCACCGGGTGGCAAGGTAACCGAAGGGCACTAAAGACAGACTTCCCCACTCCTGGGAGGGATGCAGGGAGCCTGGAGGTGCTGTCCTCACTGTTTGCTCAGCAGATGGAGGCCAGAGGGGAGCTGGGTGTACCCTGGGATTCAGACAACCCTGGCTTTGAACCAGGGCTCGCTCCCTTGTCCAAGGTACCATCCAGTTAAATTTCTGAGGCCGTTTCCTTAGAGACAGGTGGTCCC
Coding sequences within:
- the CITED4 gene encoding cbp/p300-interacting transactivator 4; its protein translation is MADHLMLAEGYRLVPRPPPAAPAHGPHALRTLQPYSGLGLDSGLRPRGAPLGPPQPPAGALAYGAFGPPPAFQPFPAVPPPAAGSAHLQPVATLYPSRAIGAPGAPGGVPVPQPAPGARAPTPPPPAHALGGMDAELIDEEALTSLELELGLHRVRELPELFLGQSEFDCFSDLGSAPPAGSVSC